One Moorella sp. E308F genomic region harbors:
- a CDS encoding aspartate ammonia-lyase: MSTRQEHDLLGAREVPASAYYGIHTLRAAENFRVSRHQVHPELIKALATVKEAAARANLDLGYLPREKGEAIIAACQEVARGELADQFFLDAFQGGAGTSTNMNVNEVIANRALEILGLPRGDYATIHPNDHVNLHQSTNDVYPTAMRIAAIRLLLPLAEELARLQEALQEKEAAFAGILKIGRTEFQDAVPVTLGQEFGAYAQAVARDRWRLYKVEERLRQVNLGGTATGTGLNAPLKYIYLVNDYLRRLTGLGLARAENMIDGTQNMDVFVEVSGLVKAAAVTMHKIAGDLRFLSAGPRGGPAEINLPPRQAGSSIMPGKVNPVIPEMVNQVAIQVMANDMVIAMAASQGHLELNAFAPLIAHALLESLEMLAAAARIFRTECISGITANAGRCREVLEQSPVLATALLPYLGYEKATEVVREAEASGRSIREILLEKGFLTQDELESILTPAAMTKPGTVKTINRLQQGQSLCN, encoded by the coding sequence ATGTCTACCCGCCAGGAACATGATCTCCTGGGTGCCAGGGAAGTGCCCGCCAGCGCCTACTACGGCATCCACACCTTAAGGGCAGCGGAGAATTTCCGCGTCAGCCGGCATCAAGTCCATCCAGAGCTAATTAAAGCCCTGGCTACCGTCAAAGAAGCGGCCGCCCGGGCCAACCTCGACCTGGGCTACCTGCCCCGGGAAAAGGGAGAGGCCATTATCGCCGCCTGCCAAGAAGTAGCCCGGGGTGAACTGGCCGACCAGTTTTTTCTCGACGCCTTCCAGGGCGGGGCCGGTACTTCGACTAATATGAACGTTAATGAAGTAATCGCCAACCGCGCCCTGGAAATCCTGGGCCTTCCCAGGGGTGATTATGCCACCATCCACCCCAATGACCACGTTAACCTGCACCAGTCCACCAACGATGTCTACCCTACCGCCATGCGTATAGCGGCCATCCGCCTTTTACTACCCCTGGCCGAGGAACTGGCCAGGCTCCAGGAGGCCCTTCAGGAAAAGGAGGCTGCCTTTGCCGGGATACTTAAAATCGGCCGTACTGAATTCCAGGATGCCGTTCCGGTAACGCTGGGACAGGAATTCGGTGCCTATGCCCAGGCCGTGGCCCGGGACCGCTGGCGGCTGTACAAGGTTGAGGAGCGCCTGCGCCAGGTGAACCTGGGCGGCACGGCCACCGGCACCGGCCTCAATGCCCCCCTGAAATATATTTACCTGGTTAATGATTATTTAAGGCGCCTGACGGGGCTGGGCCTGGCCCGGGCGGAAAACATGATCGATGGCACCCAGAATATGGACGTCTTTGTGGAAGTTTCCGGTCTCGTGAAGGCCGCCGCCGTAACCATGCATAAAATTGCTGGCGACCTGCGTTTCCTTTCTGCCGGTCCCAGGGGCGGGCCGGCAGAAATCAACCTCCCCCCCCGCCAGGCCGGCTCTTCCATCATGCCCGGCAAGGTCAATCCGGTGATCCCGGAAATGGTCAACCAGGTGGCCATACAGGTCATGGCCAACGATATGGTAATCGCCATGGCCGCCAGCCAGGGCCACCTGGAGCTCAATGCCTTCGCGCCCCTCATCGCCCACGCCCTGCTGGAATCCCTGGAAATGCTGGCGGCAGCGGCCAGGATTTTCCGCACGGAATGTATCAGCGGTATAACAGCCAACGCCGGGCGCTGCCGGGAAGTGCTGGAGCAGAGTCCCGTACTGGCCACAGCTTTACTGCCCTATCTCGGTTACGAAAAAGCAACAGAGGTGGTACGGGAAGCAGAAGCTTCCGGCCGCTCGATTAGAGAAATCCTGTTAGAAAAAGGTTTTTTGACGCAGGACGAACTGGAAAGCATCTTAACCCCTGCCGCTATGACGAAACCCGGTACAGTTAAGACCATAAATAGGCTGCAACAGGGCCAGAGC
- a CDS encoding Sec-independent protein translocase subunit TatA/TatB, with amino-acid sequence MFGLGAPELILILVLALIIFGPGKLPEVGRALGKGIREFKNATNSVTEEIKEAVKIDEGDSNASKEKATKQIS; translated from the coding sequence ATGTTCGGTTTGGGAGCTCCTGAATTAATCTTGATTTTAGTGCTGGCGTTGATTATTTTTGGCCCCGGCAAGCTGCCCGAGGTAGGTCGCGCCCTGGGAAAGGGTATCAGGGAATTTAAGAATGCTACCAATTCCGTAACTGAGGAAATCAAAGAAGCGGTCAAAATAGACGAAGGCGACAGCAATGCCAGTAAAGAGAAAGCCACTAAACAGATCAGTTAA
- the hydF gene encoding [FeFe] hydrogenase H-cluster maturation GTPase HydF: protein MEATPRGNRLHIAIFGRRNAGKSSLINALTNQELAVVSSIPGTTTDPVLKSMEILPLGPVVLIDTAGIDDVGELGALRIKKTMEVLRRTDLAILVLDPAAGVGPYELELLQRLKEQNLPLVIVLNKIDQGGRELLPDLEKTLGQRVLPVSALTRQGIEELKGELIKAAPADFEEPYIVADLVGPGEMAVLVVPIDLAAPKGRLILPQVQTLRDLLDHDAMGLVVKERELKLALAKIPPPKIVITDSQAFLKVAADTPPGIWMTSFSILFARYKGDLVELVRGAKAVKNLQAGDRVLIAEACTHHRQADDIGKVQIPRWLRQYVGGDLQFSWYSGTGYPEDVASYKVIIHCGGCMINRREMLYRIQLAKEAGVPIVNYGVLLAFIHGVLERALEPFPLALMAWREEE, encoded by the coding sequence GTGGAAGCAACACCAAGGGGGAACCGCCTGCATATTGCTATCTTTGGCCGCCGCAACGCCGGCAAGTCCAGTTTAATCAACGCCCTGACCAACCAGGAACTGGCTGTAGTCTCCAGCATTCCAGGCACAACAACAGACCCAGTCCTTAAATCCATGGAAATTTTACCCCTGGGTCCCGTCGTGCTCATCGACACGGCCGGGATTGACGACGTGGGCGAACTGGGTGCTTTAAGGATCAAAAAGACCATGGAAGTCCTGCGGCGCACTGATCTGGCCATCCTGGTCCTGGACCCGGCAGCCGGAGTTGGACCTTACGAACTGGAACTCTTGCAGCGACTAAAGGAACAAAACCTGCCCCTGGTGATAGTTTTAAATAAAATCGACCAGGGCGGCCGGGAACTATTGCCGGACCTGGAAAAAACCCTGGGACAGCGGGTCCTGCCGGTCAGCGCCCTGACCCGCCAGGGGATCGAAGAGTTGAAAGGGGAGCTGATTAAAGCCGCTCCTGCCGACTTTGAGGAGCCTTATATTGTTGCCGACCTGGTGGGGCCCGGAGAAATGGCCGTCCTGGTGGTACCCATCGACCTGGCGGCACCGAAAGGGCGGCTGATTCTGCCCCAGGTACAGACACTGCGGGACTTGCTGGATCATGACGCCATGGGCCTGGTGGTCAAGGAGCGGGAACTGAAGCTGGCTCTGGCGAAGATCCCGCCCCCCAAGATTGTTATTACCGATTCCCAGGCCTTCCTGAAGGTAGCGGCCGACACGCCGCCCGGCATCTGGATGACTTCCTTTTCCATTTTATTTGCCCGCTATAAAGGGGACCTGGTGGAGTTGGTGCGGGGCGCGAAGGCTGTTAAAAATTTGCAGGCCGGAGACAGGGTTCTCATCGCCGAGGCCTGCACCCATCACCGCCAGGCTGATGACATCGGTAAAGTGCAGATACCCCGCTGGCTGCGCCAGTACGTGGGTGGTGATTTGCAGTTTTCCTGGTATTCCGGTACTGGCTACCCGGAAGATGTGGCCAGTTACAAGGTGATAATTCACTGCGGCGGCTGCATGATCAACCGCCGGGAAATGCTCTACCGCATCCAGCTGGCCAAGGAAGCCGGCGTACCAATAGTTAATTACGGCGTCCTCCTGGCCTTTATCCACGGCGTCCTGGAACGGGCCCTGGAACCCTTCCCCCTGGCCCTGATGGCATGGCGGGAAGAAGAGTAA
- a CDS encoding DUF6951 family protein codes for MAKVTVESGICGFTTDILAEAPDMFSCNLTINTTCPNIQKIAAELSTLNPLDEIGFKGNSRLRELFFQHCPHAACPVLPGMVKAVEVAAGLALPRDAHIYVQK; via the coding sequence ATGGCTAAAGTAACTGTTGAATCCGGTATCTGTGGTTTTACCACCGACATTCTGGCTGAAGCACCGGATATGTTTTCCTGCAACCTGACCATCAACACTACCTGTCCCAACATCCAGAAGATTGCCGCTGAACTGAGCACCCTCAATCCCCTGGACGAGATTGGCTTCAAAGGCAACAGCCGCCTGCGGGAATTATTCTTTCAACATTGCCCCCATGCTGCCTGCCCGGTACTCCCCGGCATGGTTAAGGCCGTCGAAGTAGCTGCCGGTCTGGCCCTGCCCCGGGATGCCCATATCTATGTCCAGAAATAA
- a CDS encoding YkgJ family cysteine cluster protein codes for MLARQEQNPVQVRYWQVNGKLGYDLRVLSPEANIADYITAVEGLDPSLLYRPYTNGDCLGCDHCCGGRLPLTSIDLQVLQQGLEELTGKIFSLPEILEEYCQVRVKGRVVDITLRTDAEGYCIFLEPYRRRCRLYKYRPLICRTYFCCPLTRRARILRETIVNRGEDELVRYWLSLQPAVPTGVHRHDWEPTPFAGCLSYAEVPIKSLCPPELWQQLHQ; via the coding sequence TTGCTCGCAAGGCAAGAACAGAACCCCGTCCAGGTGCGTTACTGGCAGGTCAATGGCAAGCTAGGGTATGATCTCCGGGTTTTATCTCCTGAGGCCAACATAGCTGATTATATTACCGCCGTGGAAGGACTTGACCCATCCCTCCTTTACCGCCCCTATACTAACGGCGATTGTCTGGGTTGTGATCATTGCTGTGGCGGGCGTCTGCCCCTGACCAGCATTGATCTGCAGGTATTGCAACAGGGACTGGAGGAGCTTACTGGTAAAATATTCTCCCTGCCAGAAATATTGGAGGAGTACTGCCAGGTCCGGGTGAAAGGGCGGGTGGTAGATATTACTTTGCGGACTGACGCCGAAGGTTACTGTATTTTTTTAGAACCTTACCGTCGTCGGTGCCGCCTGTACAAATACCGGCCCCTTATTTGTCGTACCTATTTTTGCTGCCCCCTCACCCGTCGGGCCAGGATTTTACGGGAAACCATTGTCAACCGCGGGGAAGATGAACTGGTGCGTTACTGGCTTTCTTTGCAACCGGCGGTACCGACAGGGGTACACCGCCATGACTGGGAACCAACTCCTTTCGCCGGCTGCTTGAGTTATGCCGAAGTTCCTATAAAATCCCTTTGTCCACCGGAACTATGGCAGCAGCTTCACCAATAG
- a CDS encoding methylglyoxal synthase: protein MRIALIAHDRMKDDLVNFVDQHKHIFANHRLVATGTTGARIMERTGLKVHRLMSGPLGGDQQMGSLVAKKRLDLVIFLRDPLTPQPHEPDISALLRICDVHNVPAATNLATATIFLEYLKSRTKE, encoded by the coding sequence ATGCGCATCGCCCTCATAGCCCACGACCGCATGAAAGACGATCTGGTCAATTTTGTCGACCAGCATAAACATATCTTTGCCAACCACCGGCTGGTAGCCACGGGAACTACAGGTGCCAGGATCATGGAACGCACCGGCCTCAAGGTCCACCGTCTTATGTCCGGGCCCCTGGGGGGAGACCAGCAAATGGGTTCCCTGGTGGCCAAAAAACGCCTGGACCTGGTAATTTTCCTGAGGGACCCGCTGACGCCCCAGCCCCATGAACCGGATATCAGCGCTCTTTTGCGCATTTGTGACGTCCACAACGTGCCGGCGGCCACCAATCTGGCCACAGCAACAATCTTTCTCGAGTATTTAAAAAGCAGGACAAAAGAGTAA